AGAGATTATTGCGTTGTTGGATTAAAAAAATAGAGACACAGGCGATCGCCCTTTCTTGTGGGCTGTGCCTTCCCATCAGAACTTGGCATCCCTTGCCCGCGATCGCCCGTTTAAAGCGTGACAACTTCCGGGGATAGGGAACCTTTACCATAGATAAACCTGAGCTCTTGAGCAAAGGCTCAGCCCATTTACACACTGCGCAAACTCACTTGCCAGTGACAGGGGAACTATGGTTTCAAGGAAACAAACCCAGATTTCCAAACTCAAGGGCACGCTGGACCATCTGCTACAAAAAACTCATTTAACCAAACCTCAAGCGTTGATATTGCTGCAAACGCTGACAATTGCCTGCATCTATGCCATCACGGCAAAAATGAGTCTTCAGTTTGCGATGCTACCCGGCAAGATAACAGCCGTTTGGTTCCCCTCTGGCTTCACCTTCGCCTTTGTCATCTGGTTCGGTCTGCGCGCCCTGCCCAGTATCGCCCTGGGCTCGATCGTCTTCATGGTGTGGAACAACCTGACCATGAACCTGGCCTGGCCAGTGTCCAGCGACATCGTTGCGATCATTGCCTGCACCATCGCCAACAGCCTGCAACCGGTCATCGGCGTCGACCTGATCCGTCGGCTCACCCACGCCCCGCCCTCCCTAGAGCGAACGAAAGGCGTCATTGCTTTTGTGGTGGCGGCCACTGTCGCGCCGACGCTGCCCGCCTTCATCGGCGTCACGGTCTCTTCCCTGGTCGGTATTGTCCCCTGGCAAACCTACGGCATTTCCTGGCTGACGTGGTGGTCGGCTGGCGTAGCCGCCATCTTGATCTTGACGCCCACTCTCCTCTTTGGGCCTCAGGCAGCTGCATTGCTGCGTCCCCAGTTTCGCCGAGAAATCATGGGCATTTTGGGGACAACGCTGGGGCTTTGCTGGCTCATTTTTGGCCAAGGATATCCCGTTGAGTATGTGCTGCTGCTGGTGCTGATTTGGTCTGGGCTGCGCCTAGGAAACTTTGCGACCAGCGCCCTGGTGAGCCTGATTGCCCTCATCGCCATCGTCAGCACCGCCAATAGTTTGGGCACCTTTGCCGGCAATTCGACAACTCACTCTTTGGTGATTTTGCAGTCTTTTATTACAGCTTGTTCGGTTTCTACCTTGGTCTTGGGCGGCGCTTTAAATACGCAGAAAGCGGTTGAACTGAGCTTAGAAAAAACCCTACTGAGTCTAGAGCAGCAGGTGAGCGATCGCACGGCTCAGCTGCGAGAAAGTCAGGCGATTTTAGATGGTTTCTTTTCTGTGGCACCTGTGGGCTTGGGCATTGTCGATCGCGATTTGCGCTATGTCCGCGTCAACACGCTGATGGCGGACATGCACAATCTGCCTGCCGAGTCCCACATCGGCCAGTCAATCCACGAGATTCGCCCTGATCTGGCTGCGGAAATCGAGCCTATCTACCGCCAGGTTTTGAATACTGGAAAACCCGTTTTGAACCGAGAGGAAAACAATAGGATTCAGGATCCAAACGATCAAATCAAAACTTGGCTCGCTACTTACTTTCCGATTTTAAATTCTCGTCAAAGGCCGAATCAAGTCGGTCTTATTTTGATGGAAATTAGCGAAATTAAGCAGCTTGAGCAGCAGCTTCGCAAACAGGCTTATATGGATGGCCTGACGCAGGTTGCCAATCGATTGTATTTCAATGAATTTCTGGAACTGGAGTGGCGGCGCTGTGAGCGATCGCATCTGCCACTATCAATGCTGCTGACGGATTTAGACGAGTTCAAAATCTATAACGATACCTACGGGCATCCCATGGGCGATCAATGTCTCAAGCAGTTTGCAAGCGTTTTGCAAGCGTCAATTAAGCGTCCTGGGGACTTGGTGGCGCGCTATGGGGGAGAGGAGTTTGTGGTTGTGCTGCCAGAGACGGGGGCAGATGGCGCGCTGCGGGTAGCCGAGCGAATTCGCCAGCGCCTGCACGAGCTGCGAATCCCTCACAGCGGCTCGTCGGTGTGTGCCCATGTCACAGCCAGCCTGGGCGTCACTACCTGCACTCCCTCCGGCCAACACACCCCAGAAACGCTGCTGCAAGCCGCTGATGCTGCCCTCTATGAGTCGAAGCACCAAGGCCGCGATCGCATCACCCAGATAGACCTGAATCACGCTTCTTTATAAGAAATTAATATTCATAAATTTTGGATGATTTCGTTAGTGGCTAAAAAATTTTGGGAATTATTGATTCTAGAGAGCATTTGCATGACTTTGCCTCCTAGTCATTGACGTCTAGAAAATGCTTTTAGAAATCTGAAGCCAGATTTGAACAAAATTACCTAGCTTTAACCCCTGACTTCTACCTAGGAGAAATAAATGTCGAAATCTTGTTGTCCCAAAAAAGCTCGTAGAAATTTGGAAGCCGCTTTGCGAGAATATGAGGAAATTCTCAAAGATGTACAATTTAAAGCTGAAGAATTATATGCTCAACGAATTAAGGCGATGAAGTTGATTGAGATTTGCAAATCCTATATAAAGCTGCTAATAAATATTCCTGAAGAATTTCTTGAAGCTATTGAATTCTATGAGTCTGAGTATCGAACTTTTCAAGAGCTCACTAAACCCTTTGAAAGTGAGCTTCTAGTCGATGATGTTGAGCAAGTTTCTGATTCGACAAACAGGGTGATCGCTGCTGCTGGATCGGGGGTTGCTGTGGGGGCGGGAGTTGCGGCTGTTGCTCCTTCTGCGGCAATGGCGATCGCGACTACCTTTGGTGCTGCCTCCACTGGGACCGCGATCTCGACCCTATCTGGGGCTGCGGCGACGAGCGCTGCCCTTGCTTGGCTAGGAGGCGGGACTTTGGCTGCTGGTGGCGGGGGCATGTTGGCAGGAGGTGCTCTCCTCGCCATGGCAGGCCCAGTCGGTATTGCCATTGGCTTGGCCGTCACTGGCGGTATGTTGTTTGCTTCGTCGCAAAAAGAACAGGAAGATTGTGAAAAGCTGGTTCAAGCAACTCTGAAAGTCAAGGCAGAGTCTAGACAGTTTTTTGCTAGAAAGGAAGAGATTGAACGAATTCTTGATTTGACTCAAACTCATGCAGAAGCTGCCTTTTCTAAGCTCAAAAACTTGCTGGAAAATGCCCCACGCGACTATAGCCAATTTACGTCGGAGCAGAAAAGAGATCTGGCAGCTCTGACGATTCATCTGCGAATTCTGGCTAGACTACTGAACCAAAAAATTCAGTGATTGATTCAGGGATTTAAGTGGCCTGAATTGATTGCCTCGGTGAAATAGTTTGTCCGAACTCGGACAAGCTAGGGTTCGCAACTTGGTGCGATCGCTGGACTAAAATAAGAGACTGCTTTTCGATCTAGTTGGCCAGTCTCCGACCATGCAAGTCGTCGCTACTTTTTACCAATTCGTTGCTCTGCCTGACTTTGCTGATATGCGATCGCCCTTGCTGGAGCACTGCCAGAGCCAGGGAATTTGCGGCACGATTTTGTTGGCAGCAGAAGGCATCAATGGAACCATTGCGGGCGATCGCGCCTCTATTGACGCTGTTTTGGCATACCTGCGTCGCGATCCTCGGCTTGCCAACCTAGAGCACCGGGAGTCCCTGGCGCAGACTCCCCCCTTCGAGCGAATGAAGGTTCGCCTCAAGCGTGAGATCGTCACCCTCGGTCAGCCCGAAGCCGATCCCAATCGCCAAGTCGGCACCTACGTCACCCCCGAGGAGTGGAACCAGCTACTGGCCGATCCGGAAGTGGTGGTCATCGACACGCGCAACCACTACGAAGTCGCGATCGGCTCATTTCGGGGCGCTCAGGATCCCCAAACAGCACACTTTCGGCAGTTCCCTGAGTTTGTGCAGCAAAACCTCGATCCCCAGCAGCATCCCAAGGTCGCCATGTTTTGCACCGGCGGCATCCGCTGCGAAAAGGCTTCGTCCTATATGCTGAGCCAGGGATTTCGCGAGGTGTATCACCTTAAGGGTGGCATTTTGAAATATCTCGAAGAAGTGCCCCCCGAAAAAAGTTTGTGGGAGGGGGAGTGCTTTGTCTTTGATGAGCGGGTTGCTGTGGGGCACGGCTTGGCCCTGGGCAATCACGAAATGTGCCGAGGCTGCGGTCACCCCATCAGCGCTGAGGACAAGGCGTCTCCAGACTACGAGGAAGGAGTGTCGTGCCCAGGGTGTGCGAGCACGCTCACCGAGGAAAAGCGATCGCGCCTGCGGGAGAAACAGCGCCAGCTCCTCGCCCAGACCTCTAAGGCCGCTTCCAAGCCAGGGTCAGACCGTCCCCGATCGGCACCAAGCTGAGGCTGATGCGCTCGTCGCCCGATAGGGTTTCGTTGAAGCGGCGCATCCGCTGGGTGCGGTTGTCCTGGACCGAGGGGTCCGCGACCCGGCCGTGCCAGAGGACATTGTCAATGGCCAGCAGGCCACCGGGGCGCACGAGGGCCAGCGATCGCTCGTAGTATTCGGCATAGAGGCGCTTGTCCGCGTCGATAAACGCAAAATCAAAGGTGTTGGCCTGCCCCGTTGCCAGCAGGACATCGAGGGTTTCTAGGGCGGGGCGCAGATGGAGCTCGATTTTGTGGTCGACGCCTGCTGCTTGCCAGTGGCGCTGGGCGATCGCGCCGTAGTCTGGATTGTTGTCGCAGGCCACGATGCGTCCCTCGGGCGGCAGGGCCAGGGCCACGGCCAGAGCGCTGTAGCCCATGAAAACCCCGATTTCCAGGGTCTTGCGCGCACCCATGAGCTGCACCAGTAGCGCCAGAAACTGTCCCTGCTCCGGGGCGATCTGCATCTGGCCCAGGGGATGGAGCGCCGTCTCCGCCCGCAGGGTGGCCAGGGCCTCCGGCTCTCGCAGAGACACCGACTGTAGATAGTCTTGGAGCGATCGCGTCAGCCCCAGGGCATGGGTGGTCAATCTGGCCTCTCTCCTGTTTGCTATTGGCTAGAGTTTGACCAGAGTTTGACTGGATTTCTAGCCCGGTCGATCCGATTGAACCACACGGGAGGCATCGCTTTGGCCAAACCAGCGGCGATCGAGCTGCCGAAACACATCGTCTTCCTGAAGCCGCAGCAGGCCCCGATTCAGCGATTCGAGCAGCTCCGTATTGCCCTCTCGCACGACGATGCCGTAGTCCTCCCAGTTCAGGCGATCGCCCGCCAGCAGCAGATCCGAAGAGCGTGCCGCAAAATAGCGAGCCGTTGGCTGATCGAGCAGCAGCGCCTTTA
This genomic stretch from Geitlerinema sp. PCC 7407 harbors:
- a CDS encoding diguanylate cyclase domain-containing protein; this translates as MVSRKQTQISKLKGTLDHLLQKTHLTKPQALILLQTLTIACIYAITAKMSLQFAMLPGKITAVWFPSGFTFAFVIWFGLRALPSIALGSIVFMVWNNLTMNLAWPVSSDIVAIIACTIANSLQPVIGVDLIRRLTHAPPSLERTKGVIAFVVAATVAPTLPAFIGVTVSSLVGIVPWQTYGISWLTWWSAGVAAILILTPTLLFGPQAAALLRPQFRREIMGILGTTLGLCWLIFGQGYPVEYVLLLVLIWSGLRLGNFATSALVSLIALIAIVSTANSLGTFAGNSTTHSLVILQSFITACSVSTLVLGGALNTQKAVELSLEKTLLSLEQQVSDRTAQLRESQAILDGFFSVAPVGLGIVDRDLRYVRVNTLMADMHNLPAESHIGQSIHEIRPDLAAEIEPIYRQVLNTGKPVLNREENNRIQDPNDQIKTWLATYFPILNSRQRPNQVGLILMEISEIKQLEQQLRKQAYMDGLTQVANRLYFNEFLELEWRRCERSHLPLSMLLTDLDEFKIYNDTYGHPMGDQCLKQFASVLQASIKRPGDLVARYGGEEFVVVLPETGADGALRVAERIRQRLHELRIPHSGSSVCAHVTASLGVTTCTPSGQHTPETLLQAADAALYESKHQGRDRITQIDLNHASL
- a CDS encoding rhodanese-related sulfurtransferase is translated as MQVVATFYQFVALPDFADMRSPLLEHCQSQGICGTILLAAEGINGTIAGDRASIDAVLAYLRRDPRLANLEHRESLAQTPPFERMKVRLKREIVTLGQPEADPNRQVGTYVTPEEWNQLLADPEVVVIDTRNHYEVAIGSFRGAQDPQTAHFRQFPEFVQQNLDPQQHPKVAMFCTGGIRCEKASSYMLSQGFREVYHLKGGILKYLEEVPPEKSLWEGECFVFDERVAVGHGLALGNHEMCRGCGHPISAEDKASPDYEEGVSCPGCASTLTEEKRSRLREKQRQLLAQTSKAASKPGSDRPRSAPS
- a CDS encoding class I SAM-dependent methyltransferase gives rise to the protein MTTHALGLTRSLQDYLQSVSLREPEALATLRAETALHPLGQMQIAPEQGQFLALLVQLMGARKTLEIGVFMGYSALAVALALPPEGRIVACDNNPDYGAIAQRHWQAAGVDHKIELHLRPALETLDVLLATGQANTFDFAFIDADKRLYAEYYERSLALVRPGGLLAIDNVLWHGRVADPSVQDNRTQRMRRFNETLSGDERISLSLVPIGDGLTLAWKRP